A single genomic interval of Arctopsyche grandis isolate Sample6627 chromosome 8, ASM5162203v2, whole genome shotgun sequence harbors:
- the LOC143916092 gene encoding putative oxidoreductase YjmC translates to MLSVRLGLPLCFDGTVVKLLGVVVVNPLSTLGRCCSTVVERQPSRHNRFQHLQHLENHKRRARLTFSTATMAESLVAVKQEEAKQFMIKCLQAAGSEPGPAEEQADVMLEADRQGHFSHGMNRLASYCNDLLLNACDSKAKPTVVKESASTAFVDGQNTFGATVGNFCMNLAIQKAKETGVGWVVAHRSNHYGIAGWYSMKALKEGMIGMSFTNTSPLMAPTRSKERCLGTNPISLAAPAENGDRFVLDMATTAVAVGKIEIQRQKGEPLPLGWAQAPDGLPTTDAGLAFEEGCLMPLGGPELTSGYKGYGLSAMVEILCGISAGSLYGQKVRQWAHTGQGGAANLGQCFIAMDPSNFAPGFDARMSDLLGQLRGLEATDPNNKVLAPGDKERANVDKADATGVINYHMSQINACEALANQLKVKNILYTKM, encoded by the exons ATGTTGAGTGTACGTCTGGGTCTACCTCTGTGTTTTGACGGCACGGTTGTTAAATTGTTGGGTGTGGTGGTGGTGAATCCACTATCAACCTTAGGACGATGCTGTTCAACAGTCGTGGAGCGTCAGCCAAGTCGCCACAACCGGTTCCAACACCTCCAACACCTTGAAAACCATAAAAGAAGAGCAAGACTCACCTTTTCCACTGCAACGATGGCCGAAA GTTTAGTTGCTGTGAAACAAGAAGAAGCCAAACAATTTATGATAAAATGCCTGCAAGCTGCTGGATCTGAGCCCGGACCGGCAGAAGAGCAGGCTGATGTTATGTTGGAAGCTGATCGTCAAGGTCATTTCAGTCATGGCATGAACAGATTAG CTAGTTATTGTAATGACTTACTTTTAAATGCATGTGATTCAAAGGCAAAGCCAACAGTGGTTAAGGAATCAGCTTCAACGGCTTTTGTTGATGGACAAAATACATTCGGCGCTACTGTtggaaatttttgtatgaaCTTAGCCATACAAAAGGCCAAGGAAACAGGAGTTGGATGGGTTGTAGCACATC gatCAAATCACTATGGAATTGCAGGTTGGTATTCTATGAAGGCTCTCAAAGAAGGAATGATCGGAATGTCATTTACAAATACATCACCATTGATGGCTCCAACGCGTAGTAAAGAG AGGTGTCTCGGAACAAATCCCATATCATTGGCTGCTCCAGCAGAAAATGGTGATAGATTTGTTTTAGATATGGCAACTACAGCTGTTGCAGTAGGAAAG ataGAAATTCAACGTCAGAAAGGTGAACCGTTGCCCCTTGGTTGGGCGCAA GCCCCTGATGGATTACCAACAACAGATGCCGGCTTAGCATTTGAAGAAGGCTGTTTGATGCCACTTGGTGGTCCAGAGTTGACATCTGGTTATAAAGGCTACGGACTCAGTGCAATGGTAGAGATCCTTTGTGGAATTTCAGcag GTTCATTATACGGACAAAAGGTAAGGCAATGGGCTCATACGGGTCAAGGAGGAGCAGCCAATTTAGGTCAATGTTTCATAGCAATGGATCCTTCAAATTTCGCTCCAGGCTTTGACGCGAGGATGAGTGATTTATTGGGACAATTAAGGGGACTGGAAGCT accGACCCAAATAATAAAGTTTTAGCACCCGGTGATAAAGAAAGGGCTAATGTTGATAAAGCTGACGCGACTGGCGTTATTAACTACCACATGAGCCAAATTAATGCTTGCGAAGCTCTGGCTAATCAGctcaaagtcaaaaatattctgTATACTAAGATGTAA